In Oryza sativa Japonica Group chromosome 3, ASM3414082v1, one DNA window encodes the following:
- the LOC4333164 gene encoding glutelin type-A 3 precursor, with product MATIKFPIVFSVVCLFLLCNGSLAQLLSQSTSQWQSSRRGSPRECRFDRLQAFEPIRTVRSQAGTTEFFDVSNELFQCTGVFVVRRVIEPRGLLLPHYSNGATLVYVIQGRGITGPTFPGCPETYQQQFQQSEQDQQLEGQSQSHKFRDEHQKIHRFQQGDVVALPAGVAHWCYNDGDAPIVAIYVTDIYNSANQLDPRHRDFFLAGNNKIGQQLYRYEARDNSKNVFGGFSVELLSEALGISSGVARQLQCQNDQRGEIVRVEHGLSLLQPYASLQEQQQEQVQSRDYGQTQYQQKQLQGSCSNGLDETFCTMRVRQNIDNPNLADTYNPRAGRITYLNGQKFPILNLVQMSAVKVNLYQNALLSPFWNINAHSVVYITQGRARVQVVNNNGKTVFDGELRRGQLLIIPQHHVVIKKAQREGCSYIALKTNPDSMVSHMAGKNSIFRALPDDVVANAYRISREEARRLKHNRGDELGVFTPSHAYKSYQDISVSA from the exons ATGGCAACCATCAAATTCCCTATAGTTTTCTCCGTCGTTTGCTTGTTCCTCTTGTGTAATGGTTCGTTAGCCCAACTTCTTAGCCAAAGTACTAGTCAATGGCAAAGTTCTCGCCGTGGAAGTCCAAGAGAGTGCAGATTTGATCGGTTGCAAGCATTTGAGCCGATTCGCACTGTAAGGTCCCAAGCTGGTACAACTGAGTTTTTTGATGTCTCTAATGAGTTGTTTCAATGTACTGGAGTATTTGTTGTCCGTCGAGTTATCGAACCTAGAGGTCTTCTGTTACCTCACTACTCCAATGGAGCAACTTTGGTATATGTCATCCAAG GCAGAGGTATAACAGGACCAACTTTCCCAGGATGTCCTGAGACCTATCAACAACAGTTTCAGCAATCCGAGCAAGACCAACAATTGGAAGGCCAAAGCCAAAGCCATAAATTTAGAGATGAACATCAAAAGATCCACCGTTTTCAACAGGGGGATGTAGTTGCATTGCCTGCTGGTGTTGCTCATTGGTGCTACAATGATGGTGATGCACCAATTGTTGCCATATATGTCACTGATATATACAATAGTGCTAACCAACTTGATCCTAGACACAGG GATTTCTTTTTAGCTGGCAACAATAAGATAGGTCAACAATTGTATAGATATGAGGCAAGGGACAATTCGAAGAACGTCTTTGGTGGATTTAGTGTTGAACTACTTAGCGAGGCTCTTGGCATAAGCAGTGGAGTAGCAAGACAACTCCAGTGCCAAAATGACCAAAGAGGAGAAATAGTTCGTGTTGAGCATGGGCTTTCCTTGCTCCAACCATATGCATCGTTGCAAGAGCAACAACAAGAACAGGTGCAATCGAGAGACTATGGCCAAACACAATATCAACAAAAACAACTTCAAGGTAGTTGCTCTAATGGTTTGGATGAGACCTTTTGTACCATGAGGGTAAGGCAAAATATCGACAACCCAAACCTCGCAGATACATACAACCCCAGAGCAGGAAGGATCACATATCTAAATGGCCAAAAGTTCCCCATTCTTAATCTTGTACAGATGAGTGCCGTTAAAGTAAATTTATATCAG AACGCACTCCTTTCACCTTTTTGGAACATCAACGCTCATAGTGTCGTGTATATTACTCAAGGTCGTGCCCGAGTTCAAGTCGTCAACAACAATGGAAAGACAGTGTTCGATGGAGAGCTCCGTCGTGGGCAGCTTCTAATTATACCACAACACCATGTAGTCATTAAAAAGGCACAAAGGGAAGGATGCTCATATATTGCATTGAAAACCAACCCTGACTCCATGGTTAGCCACATGGCAGGAAAGAATTCCATCTTCCGCGCACTTCCTGACGATGTTGTAGCAAATGCATATCGTATCTCAAGAGAAGAAGCTAGGAGGCTCAAGCACAACAGGGGAGATGAGTTAGGTGTGTTCACTCCTAGTCATGCCTACAAGAGCTACCAAGACATATCTGTGAGTGCATAA